DNA from Xylanibacillus composti:
AAATGGACTTGTAGTAGCCAAGAAAGCGATCCTGAATGCTGCTGGTCGAATAGATATTGCCGACAAATGCAATTTTTCTGTGTCCTTGCTTGATTAAGTAATTGGTCATTTCGTACATCCCGTAGAAATTGTCCGAAATGATGGAGTCAATATCCACGTCATCGGTATAGAAGTCCAAGAATAAAAAGGGGACATCTGTCTGCTGCAGCAGCTCAATATATTCCTTGCTGATCTGTCCCAAAATGATAAAGCCGTCTACCTTCTTCTCATGGTAGATGCGGGGAAGCACCAGCTGCTCTTCATCCTGGGCGCCCAAGATTTGCAGGATGCCGTAATACTTGTGGCTGTCCAGCACCTTGGAGAGGTGTTCATAGAAATGCAAGTAAAATTGGTTGGCCCCGGCGAAGCGTTCCGGGATGACAACCCCGATATTATAGGACATGCCATCCTTCATGGAACGGGCAACGGAATTAAAGCGGTAGCCCATGTCTGCGGCAAGCTGCTTGATCTTGTCCTTCAGCTCCTCGCTTACGCCTTCCTTGTCATTGAGCGCCTTCGAGACTGTGACGCTGCTGACGCCCAGTTTGTTCGCAATATCGCGCATTGTCACATTTCCGCTGCTTTTCAGATGCTGTCCCCCCTTTTTATACTCATCCTTTAGTACGATTTAAAATGACACACATACACTAACGGTAAATCATACAATGGACTTGTTTTTTTGTCAATGCGCATTCCGTTCAATCATCTCCAGACAGAACCGTCCGTTATGATAGGATGCTTTCCATGGATCAGCCACGTTGCGGCTCGTAGGCTTGCCATCCGCGTCAACAGACCAATACCACTCCCCGCCGGGACGATGGTCAATGATCGCCTGCTTCGTATAGTCCCACACCCCTTGAGCCAGCTCGATGAACCGTTGATCCTGCGTGCGCTCGTAGGCATTGACAAAGCTGACTATCGCTTCTGCCTGCACCCACCAAACCCGGCTGTCGTCCAACTGGTCTCCATGGATTTCATTAGCGATCGAGCCGTCCGGCAGAACCGCAGTATCTGCAATCGCATACGCCAGCTCCTTAACCATGCGCAAATAGGAATCGTCAGTCAGATTCGCCGCCTTGATTGCCTCATCCAGCAGCCAACTGGCTTCAATGTCGTGCCCATATGATTTGAGATCCAGAAGACTTTCCCATTGCTTATTAAAGAACACTTTGTTGTATTTGCCTTCCGCATCGTAAATCCGATCCCGGAACAGGTTCATCAGATTGATCATTCGTTCTTTCAGGCGCTCATTCGGCCATACCCGATACAGGGTTGTATAGGCTTCCAAGACATGCAGATGCGTATTCATCGTAATATCCGCCAGCACGCCGTTCTCGCTCAGACTGACGTTCGGCTTTTCTTCCCATTGTCTGGTGAATTCTTCTTTATAAGCGTTGTTCGCCTCGTCGAAGCCGCGCTCCTCCATCAGCGCGAACAGCTCGCGAGCCAGCGCCAGCGCTTCCTGATCGCCCGTCGCCCGCGCGAATTCGCTCAGGCTGTAGACGCCGAAGCCTTGGCAGTATACATGCTTCCGGTCATCTGACGGATTCCCCTGATAATCAACCAGCCAGTACAGCCCGCCGTATTCCCGGTCCACAAGCTTTTCCTTCAAAAAAGCATAGGCGTGCTTTGCAGCCTCGAGATAAGCCGTCTTGCCAGTAACCCGATAAGCCGAAGAGAATGCCCACAAGTGGCGGGCCGTTGCGATGCCGCCCTTATCGGCCTTGCGATTCAGATTCAGGTTCACATCCATAAGTCCATAAAAACCGCCATGCTCCCGGTCGATCAAATTGAGCCAGAAAGGCATAATATGCTCATGCAGCTCTTTCTCAATTTCAGCTGTCATTTGCTTCAACATTCAACCACCCCTCCTTTATATACTTAAGTTATCGATAACCTGATACTAAACTTGAATCAGCCCTCTTGTCAACGTTATCCTTCATCAGTGATGGAGCTAGTATTGCTTGCGGCCAAAAAAAATAACCGTCCGCGCTCCCGTCGCTTTCGGTTATTACAACAATGGTTTATGAAAGATTCTGTGCCAGTGCTATGCGGTTGCCGTACCCGGTTTTACCGCTGCTACCTCATACATGTTCACGGTGGTGCTTATAATATAGTCCGGCTTCGGCTTGCCTCTATTCTCCCGATGCCCTTGAATGTGCACATCGCTTTTCTCCCAATTTTTCCACGCCTCTATCGATTCCCAGCGTACCATCACGACGACTTCCTCATGCTCCTGCTTCTTTCTGTTCACCATAATGGTACGGTCTAACAAGCCTTCCATCTTGTCCATCGGGCTATCTCCGGAAAAGCGCTCTGTCACCTGTTCGGCATATCCTTCTTTCACCGTAATAGTGCGAATTTGAATAAACATATTGAACACTCCTTTGTTAGAATCGTCTCATTCGGCTCCGGAACATCAACATCAGCAAATAGGGCGTGCCGATCAAGGCAACGATTAATCCTGCCGGTATTTGCTTCGGCGCCAGCGCCACCCTGCCAATGACATCGGCAATGACCAGCATGATGGCGCCCAACACTGCAGACAACAGTACGAGCCGCCTATGATTGTGACCGACTGCCATACGGGCCGCATGCGGCGCAAGCAGACCGATAAATCCAATCGTGCCGACGGCGGAGACCGCGGCAGCAGCTAGCATCACGCCAATGCCAGCCGCATAAATGCGTGTCCGCTGCAGCTTCAGCCCGAGTCCCATCGACGTCTGGTCGCCGAACGCAAGCAAGTCTACCTTCTTGCCGAGCAGCCAGGCAGCAGGCAGCAAGATGACGAGAAAGGCGAGCAGCATGTTGACTTCGCCCCATTCCCGCGCGTACGTGCTGCCAGCCAGCCAGGCCAGCGCCGGTGCTGCGCTCATGCCAGACTGGATGACAAGGAAATGGATGATCGCCGAATTCACGGCAGTCACAGCAATGCCAATCAGGATGAGTATAGTCGGATGCAGCCCTTTTCTCCACGCCAATGCATAGACGACGACAGCGGAGAGCACCGCTCCAGCCATGGAGGCCAAAGGAATGAATGCCGCACTGGCGGAAGGAATTACAGTGATCCACAGCAGCGCACCCACTCCTGCGCCCGACGTAACGCCTATGATCGACGGGTCCGCCAGCGGGTTGCGTACGGCCCCTTGTATCGTCGCTCCAGCCACAGCCAATGCTGCTCCAGCCAGAATCGCAACGGCCACTCTCGGCATTCGCAGCTGCAGCAGCACATTCTCCCCTTGTCCAGTCAGTACCGCCATCCATTCTGTGAACGGAATGCGTGTACTTCCCCACAGCAAGCTGCCAATCGAGCAAAGCGCCAGCACGCTGACGGCAAGGAACAGCAGAACAGGATAAGGAAGCCGATTGTGCAACATGCCAATGCTCATCGAGCTCGAACCGCCCACAGCGGCGGCCTCCTCTCTGGAACTGCGCAGTGCGAGCCAGATTAGCCACGGGGCCCCCAAAATCGCAGTGACGACGCCTGCCGGCAGCTCCCCGATCGTGCTGCGGAACATTTGGGAGACGATATCTGCCAGCAGCAGCACATTGGCTCCCCACAAAGCACTTCCTGGAATGAGCAAGCGGTGCCTGTGAAATCCCATTAATCTAATCAGGTGCGGAGCGATCAGCCCGACAAATCCGATTGGTCCCACTACACTTACAGTGGCTGCAGCGAGCAGCACTGCGACGAGCAGTGCCACGATCCGCATACGGTCTACCCGCTGACCCAGAGCCTGGGCAGTCTCTTCACTCAGCTCCAGCATATCCAGCGCCCGGGTCATTAGTACCGCTATGACCAAGCCGGCGATTATCCAGACCCACCCGTGCTGTACGCCTTTCCAATTATCCTGTATTAACGAGCCTGAGCCCCAGAGAAACAGCCCATTCGTCTCATTCTCGAACAGCAGCTGCATGGCGCTGGTGAAGGACGAGAGCACCAGCGTAACAATCATCCCGGCAAGCGCCATGCGCACAGGCGTGCTTCGCTTTCCTCCGGCAAGCACGTACGCCATGCCTGCGGCGCATGCACCGCCCACAAATGCCAACAGCAGCGGCATTTCCGATTTCAGCGCAGGCAGAAACACGGCGGCCAACACGACTATGAAATAGGCACCGGCATTGATGCCGAATGTCCCCGCCGAAGCGAGCGGGTTGCGCGTAATCGTTTGCAGCAGTACCCCAGCCACTGCCAATGCCGAACCTGCCAGCATGGCCATGACGGCCCGCGGCAAGCGCATCTCCCATACGATATGATGCTCCAGCTTGTCCGCTCGTGCAAACAATGCCTCCAGCACAGCATGAACAGACACATTCGCCTGGCCATGCGCCAGACTAATGAACAGAAGGACAAAAAGGAGGAGCAGCCCTCCTCCGAATGTCATGCCAAATGTAGTCCACACCGCCGGGGCGGGGGCCGAGGTCACTTTCTGTCTCATTGGGTCAGCAGTTCGACTGCCTTCTCAACCACTCTTTCCGATGACAGCGGTCCGCCGAACAGCCACATGTCGCCGCCCAAGGCGTAGTAGCGGTTTTCCTTCACGAAATTCAGTCCGTTCCAGACGGCGTTGTCCTTCAATTGATTCTCGAACGGATTGTCATCGTCCTGTGCAATATAGAAGAAGTTCGCATCCTGCACATCGGCCAAGCGTTCCACGGATGCTGTCTCAAACCCATTCGGCTGGAATACATCCGATTCGAACGCATTGTGCAGTCCGATCTTCTCCAACAGCTGAGACCCCATCGAATTGGTTGTAAACAGGCGCATGACTGCTGCATTCTGGTTGGTCCAAGCCTGGCTGATGACGAAAGGCGCACCATCCCGGCCCGCATCTTTCAAGGCTTGACTCGCATTCTCGAACGCACCTTCCAGATGCGCCATCACCTCTTCCGCCTTCTCCGTCTTGCCCAACACTTGGGCCATCGTATAGAACGTTTCTTCCATATAGTGATATGGATCCCGCAAATTCTCCTCGAACTCGGAACCGAATACGATAGTCGGCGCAATCCGATCCAGCTGCTCGTAGGAATGGGCTACGCGGAAATCAACGGCGAAAATCAGGTCCGGCTCGAGAGCGGCGATCGCTTCCAGATCCGGTTCTTGGCGCGTTCCCACATCGATCACGCTGGCATCAAACTCCCCGGCGCCAACCCAATTTTTATAGCCTTCCATATCGGCGACACCTACAGGCTGGACACCCAAGGCCAGCATGTTCTCAGCGAGCGACCATTCGAGCACGACGACTTTCTTCGGGTACGTGTCGATTGTCTCTGTTCCCATCGCATGTTCGATCGTGATTGGCTCGTCCAGCTGTTCCTCATCCCCCGGGGACACGTCGTCTTGAGAGGCTGGATGTCCGTCCTCATGCCCGGCCTGGCTGTTGGACGCAGCTCCATGATTGTCACCATTATTAGCCGCTGTGCCGCAGGCGGCCGTAACCAGAACCAAGGATAAAATCATAAGCAGTAAATATGGCTTGACGAATGTTTTCATGAATGTAGTTCCCCTCTCCTGCTGTTGCGAAAGCTGCTGTTTTTTTTATAAAGATTGAACGCGTTCCAGTCTGCCAGATTGCGGTTGCAGCGCCCGTTCTGTTTTTGCATTCAGCGGAACAACAGAGCTGCCCGCTTCCTCAACTAATGCGTATGGCAAGCATAGCGGCGCGCCGGTACGCGGACAAGGAATCACATCCGCCTCAATACCGAACACCTCCTGCAGCATGCCCTTTGTGACAACCTTCGCCGGATCGCCTGCCTGCACGATCTTGCCGCGCTTGATCGCAACGATATGCTCGGCATACAACGCGGCGTGATTCAGATCATGGACAACCATCACAATCGTCTTGCCCTCTTCCCGATTCAGCTGCTCCAAGAGCTTGAGCACTTCCAATTGATGGGCCATATCCAAATACGTCGTCGGCTCGTCGAGGAACAGAATGTCTGTCCCCTGTGCCAATGCCATAGCGATCCAGGCTCGTTGCCGCTGTCCGCCCGACATGGACTCGATCTGGCGTTCGGCCAATTCCTCCATCTTGGTGACCTGCAGCGCCCATTCGATCATCGCTTTATCTTCCTTCGACAAGGTGCCAAGCCCCTTCTGATGCGGAAAGCGTCCATATGCGACGAGCTCTCTGACGGTCAGACCTTCCGGCGCGACCGGATTCTGCGGAAGAATCGCCAGCTGCTTGGCAACCTCCTTCGTCTGCATTTGCGAGATGGACTTGCCATCCAAGTAGACCGTCCCCTTCTTGGCCTTCATCAAGCGCGCCATCGTCTTCAGAATCGTTGATTTCCCCGAACCGTTCGCGCCCACCAGTGCGGTCACTTTGCCATCTGGAATGGCGAGATCAAGATTCTCGACAATCGGCTGACTGCCGTAAGAAATATGCAGCTTATCTGCGAATAAACGGGACACGTTCAACCACTCCCTGTTTCGATTATGTACAATGATAATCATTGATAATCATTATCAGTTCGACCATAGTTAATGATAATGATTTTCATTCCTGTTGTCAATGGGAGTTGCGGTTTTTTTGTTCCTATGTTACCGTCGTTTGCCTGCCTGTCGTCCGGCATGTCAATACCGCGTCTGCTGACAGCAGCTTCTGAACAAGGCCAATCGGCGTAACAACCGGCTGTTCCCGCAAGATGACATATAAGGATGCCTCATTCGGCTGCAAACGAACAGGAAGCTGTTCATTCGCCTCGAGCCGCATTAGCTGACGTCGGGTTGCCTCGTAGACGATAAATGACTCGTCTATCTCTGAACTCCCTGCAAGTCCCGGTACATCTGCCGGGCTGATGCTGCCTTCGATCTCGACATCCCGCTCGTGGATATGGAAGGCTGCCAGCACCCCTGCACTTCCGATACGATTCCAAATCTTCAGCGGCTTCGGTTCATGAACAGGATCGATAGTCAGACAATCCGCTGTCGGCTGGCCAGGCTGATCGCAGTGAATAATCCTGTCCGTCGCGGTATATCAGCGGCCATACATGCTCAGCCTTCGTCCTGCCCGTCTTGTCGCTGAAATATACCGGGCCGCCGCTGACTGCGCGCAAGACCATATTCTGCTTGTCATCGTGATGATCGGTCCAGTACATATCCCAGTCGCCCCAATAGAACGAGCCGTGGAAATACGAATTATAAGCGTTTTGCAGCGCATGCTCCCGGAAGCTCTCCGCTGCGGCAGGCACAAAATCATCGCTGCAGAACGCTGTCCAAGGCTTGGCTTATGCACGCTCCAACCAAGCCACGACCGTTTCGATGATTGGCGATTATCAAGGCAAGATGGCCGAGCACTCTGATATCGTTCTCCAGATTCCTTCTAAGAACTACGGCGTAGTCGAGGACGTGCACGTACATGGCACATGTCATTTCCCAATACATTTATGAACTGAAGAATAAAGCCGCCAGCGTGTAATCGGCGCACAAGGACCGCCGGGACATAGTGTTCCGGCGTTTTTTGCATTCCTTTTCACACTTCCCCCTTCCTCATGCATTTTTTTTAATGAACGTTAAGCCTTGTTTCACCTTCTTTCAGATTTCACCGATACGATGAAGAGCCGGCAAATACGGATGGAAGGAATGAGCACATAGCATGAGAAAGCGGCAAGTGACCATAATCAGGCAGATTGCAGCTACCACATTGGCCTTCTCTGTTGCAATTGTTAGAAACTTGGACAATTCCCGTTCACATGCTGCCATGGGAAGTGCCCCTTCCAAAACGGGCAGCCAGTCCTAGTCAAACTCATCGCATTTAGCCAGCTATGCGCCCTTGAACAAAATATACACCCTCCCATGGAGGGAAATCCTGAATTCGGAATCCCGTGTCCATACAGAGGGTGTATTCGCTCAGATCAGATCAAATCCGCCGCTTCCAGCAATCCCATGATCATGGTTGCGGCCTCAGCCCGTGTCAGATTCGATTTTGGCGCAAGCTGCTGGTGGCTGCCGCGAACGATCTTCGCGTCAACGCAGGCTGCCGCCGCTGCGCGAGCCCATGCGCTGATTTGCGAGCTGTCGCGGAACTGGCCGAGCACTGTGTCCATCTGTTCTGGGGCAGGCCCGCTCAGGCCAACCAGCTTCATGGCGTGGCTCATCATTACCATCGCTTCTTCTCTTGTTATTGTGGCGCGCGGCTTAAAGGTTTGGTCCTCGAAGCCGGAGAGCAGCCCGTATTCCTCGCCTATGGCGACGGGCTCATAATACCAAGCCGTCCGTGGAACGTCTCGGAACGACGGCTGCTTCGTCGTCTGGCTTAGGCCCAGCGCACGGTTCAGCATAGCTGCGAATTCCGCGCGCGTCACGGGGCTGTTCGGATCGAAGCTCGTGGCAGACTTGCCGCTGACGATTAATCGCGACGCGCTTTCATTCACGATTTCTCGGGACCAGTGATGCTGCGCATCCTCGAAGGTTGCTTCGTTATAAATGAGCGTATACGCGCTGTTCGTTAAGCTATTAATCTCGGCATAGTACTTGCCATCTTGTTGAACCACCTTCGTCGGCACATGATGGAACGTACCATTCGGGAGCACAATCACCCCTGTTGTAATTTTGCCGGGATCGACCTCATCCGGAACAACCAATCTTCTGGTCACGTAAGCATGGAATTGCGCAACTCCAGTACGCTCCTCTCCATCCGCCAATGCAATGGAGAATGACACCGGGAAGATGAGCGGAGTCAGGTTAGCCTGATCTGCATAAGCCTTGACTTGTTCCGCTTCGCCCTCTGTCAAGGAAGCGATCGTCACCTCGAAGCTCATATGTGCCTGAATATCACTCATAGCCTGATCCAAGATCAGATGATGCATGGGAAGAGTGTAGGTTGCTGTTTCCGTCTGGATTCTAAGCTCCGCCTGCAAGGACTGCATCAGTTGCAGATTCGCCCCGTCGAGTTGTGTCACAACTTGATCTACAGCCTCCGAAATCCGAATAAGGATAGGAGCGTTCCTGCCTTCGTTTTGCAGCTTTTCTCCGAGCTTATCCGGGTCCAGGATCACCGTAATTCGGGATTGCCCATTCGGCGCTGTATCCCGCACAATCGTTCCTAACTCAAAATCATCGGAAGAAGACGACGAGGGACTGTTAGACCCGCCTGGTGTGTTGCCGGCGCGATTATTCCGCCAAATATCCAGCTCATACTCCCGCACACTGCCGTCCCTTGCTGTTACCACAATGTCAAATTTGTTGCGTCCTACATGAACGGGCACTGTTACAGCTTGCGAGCCGGTTGCTGCCGGTTCACCGTCAATGCTGACGGCCGCCTCCGCATCTTCAGCGCTGGCCGTGATAGTGACTTCGGTCACTCTGTTTGCCACTGTTGCGCTGTAAGTGGTTTGGTCAGGTGTGAATGCAGGCGTCAACGTTCCGGAAGACAATGTGATTCCGATAAGGTTGGCGTTATGGCTCAACGGCCTTCGAGTCACTGTAATCCGATAAGTCTTGCTGCTGCCGTCTTCGGCAGTTACCCGGATGATTACTTGATTATCGCTGCCATAAGCCAGTGGAATTGCTGCCGACGGTTGGCCGCTGTCCGCCAGTTGCCCGTTTATAGTAATGGATGACTTCTCGTCCGCAGCCGCTGGAGTGACCGCAATACTCGTCACGCTGCTTTCTACGGTTACCGAATACTCCGTATGCAGCGGATCGAATGCCGGCTCCAAGGCGCCAGAGTTGACAGTCAATGCGCTTAAATCAGCAACAGTGCGCAGCGCTTCTCTGGCAACAACCAATGTGTAGATTTCATCCGTTGTGCCATCTTCGGACACGACTGCAATGGTGATCGTATTGTTGCCTACCTCAAGCGGTACAGCAATGGCGCTTCCGCTTGTTACGGGAGCAGCATTCACCGTGATCACTGCGTTGAGATTGGCGGCCGTCGGAGTTACATTCAAGGCATATACATCATTGGTCACTGTGGCAGAATAATGCATAACCGTTGGTGTGAAATCCGGTGCCAGTGTGCCTGAATGGATTGTCAGACTACTCAAGCTGGCATCGATACTGAATCTTTTGATCTGAATCGTATAAAGCGAGCTAGACAAATCTAACGCCGTTACTTCTACCGTGATTTTATTCGTTCCAACGTCAAGGGGAACCTGCACACTTCCGTTCGTTGGTGTCATCCCGTTCACTTTGATATCTGCCGTATCATCCATGGGCAACGGCGTCACGATTACGGCATACACGCTATTTGTTACGCTCACCTGGTACGATGCAGTTGCCGGATCGAAGCCCGGGGACAGGCTTCCTTCGCTTAGCGCAAGGCCGTTTAGCAGCGAGCTGTATCGCCGTATGTCGATCTCGTAGTCTTTACTTGTTCCATCCTCCGCTGTAACTTTCACCGTTAACCTGTTTAGACCCGGCTCCAGTTCAACTGTTTGACTTGCTCCGCTTGCAACGGGCAAGCCATTGACGGTAATTGTGGAGGTAGCTGCTTCGACTGTGGGTGTTACGGCAAGAA
Protein-coding regions in this window:
- a CDS encoding antibiotic biosynthesis monooxygenase, which encodes MFIQIRTITVKEGYAEQVTERFSGDSPMDKMEGLLDRTIMVNRKKQEHEEVVVMVRWESIEAWKNWEKSDVHIQGHRENRGKPKPDYIISTTVNMYEVAAVKPGTATA
- a CDS encoding Sip1-related alpha-galactosidase is translated as MIHCDQPGQPTADCLTIDPVHEPKPLKIWNRIGSAGVLAAFHIHERDVEIEGSISPADVPGLAGSSEIDESFIVYEATRRQLMRLEANEQLPVRLQPNEASLYVILREQPVVTPIGLVQKLLSADAVLTCRTTGRQTTVT
- a CDS encoding AGE family epimerase/isomerase, whose product is MKQMTAEIEKELHEHIMPFWLNLIDREHGGFYGLMDVNLNLNRKADKGGIATARHLWAFSSAYRVTGKTAYLEAAKHAYAFLKEKLVDREYGGLYWLVDYQGNPSDDRKHVYCQGFGVYSLSEFARATGDQEALALARELFALMEERGFDEANNAYKEEFTRQWEEKPNVSLSENGVLADITMNTHLHVLEAYTTLYRVWPNERLKERMINLMNLFRDRIYDAEGKYNKVFFNKQWESLLDLKSYGHDIEASWLLDEAIKAANLTDDSYLRMVKELAYAIADTAVLPDGSIANEIHGDQLDDSRVWWVQAEAIVSFVNAYERTQDQRFIELAQGVWDYTKQAIIDHRPGGEWYWSVDADGKPTSRNVADPWKASYHNGRFCLEMIERNAH
- a CDS encoding cadherin-like beta sandwich domain-containing protein, which gives rise to TYTVNVGNEVTQVTVTPAVSHDAATVKVNGDAVTSGSASDPIPLNVGPNTIEVEVSAEDGTTTKTYTVTVVRAASSDADLSNLALSGGSLSPAFASSTITYTSSVGNEVNSLTVTPTVADSTATVTVNGTAVTSGSASDPIPLSVGDNPITVVVTAEDGTTKTYTVTVTRAASSNADLSNLTLSAGSLSPAFASGTILYTSSVGNEVNSLTVTPTVADSTATVTVNGTAVTSGSASDPIPLNVGPNTIEVEVTAEDGTTTKTYTVTVTRAANSNANLANLELSHGTLDPVFESSKNTYTANVGNDVAVLAVTPTVEAATSTITVNGLPVASGASQTVELEPGLNRLTVKVTAEDGTSKDYEIDIRRYSSLLNGLALSEGSLSPGFDPATASYQVSVTNSVYAVIVTPLPMDDTADIKVNGMTPTNGSVQVPLDVGTNKITVEVTALDLSSSLYTIQIKRFSIDASLSSLTIHSGTLAPDFTPTVMHYSATVTNDVYALNVTPTAANLNAVITVNAAPVTSGSAIAVPLEVGNNTITIAVVSEDGTTDEIYTLVVAREALRTVADLSALTVNSGALEPAFDPLHTEYSVTVESSVTSIAVTPAAADEKSSITINGQLADSGQPSAAIPLAYGSDNQVIIRVTAEDGSSKTYRITVTRRPLSHNANLIGITLSSGTLTPAFTPDQTTYSATVANRVTEVTITASAEDAEAAVSIDGEPAATGSQAVTVPVHVGRNKFDIVVTARDGSVREYELDIWRNNRAGNTPGGSNSPSSSSSDDFELGTIVRDTAPNGQSRITVILDPDKLGEKLQNEGRNAPILIRISEAVDQVVTQLDGANLQLMQSLQAELRIQTETATYTLPMHHLILDQAMSDIQAHMSFEVTIASLTEGEAEQVKAYADQANLTPLIFPVSFSIALADGEERTGVAQFHAYVTRRLVVPDEVDPGKITTGVIVLPNGTFHHVPTKVVQQDGKYYAEINSLTNSAYTLIYNEATFEDAQHHWSREIVNESASRLIVSGKSATSFDPNSPVTRAEFAAMLNRALGLSQTTKQPSFRDVPRTAWYYEPVAIGEEYGLLSGFEDQTFKPRATITREEAMVMMSHAMKLVGLSGPAPEQMDTVLGQFRDSSQISAWARAAAAACVDAKIVRGSHQQLAPKSNLTRAEAATMIMGLLEAADLI
- a CDS encoding ABC transporter substrate-binding protein, encoding MKTFVKPYLLLMILSLVLVTAACGTAANNGDNHGAASNSQAGHEDGHPASQDDVSPGDEEQLDEPITIEHAMGTETIDTYPKKVVVLEWSLAENMLALGVQPVGVADMEGYKNWVGAGEFDASVIDVGTRQEPDLEAIAALEPDLIFAVDFRVAHSYEQLDRIAPTIVFGSEFEENLRDPYHYMEETFYTMAQVLGKTEKAEEVMAHLEGAFENASQALKDAGRDGAPFVISQAWTNQNAAVMRLFTTNSMGSQLLEKIGLHNAFESDVFQPNGFETASVERLADVQDANFFYIAQDDDNPFENQLKDNAVWNGLNFVKENRYYALGGDMWLFGGPLSSERVVEKAVELLTQ
- a CDS encoding iron ABC transporter permease, whose product is MTFGGGLLLLFVLLFISLAHGQANVSVHAVLEALFARADKLEHHIVWEMRLPRAVMAMLAGSALAVAGVLLQTITRNPLASAGTFGINAGAYFIVVLAAVFLPALKSEMPLLLAFVGGACAAGMAYVLAGGKRSTPVRMALAGMIVTLVLSSFTSAMQLLFENETNGLFLWGSGSLIQDNWKGVQHGWVWIIAGLVIAVLMTRALDMLELSEETAQALGQRVDRMRIVALLVAVLLAAATVSVVGPIGFVGLIAPHLIRLMGFHRHRLLIPGSALWGANVLLLADIVSQMFRSTIGELPAGVVTAILGAPWLIWLALRSSREEAAAVGGSSSMSIGMLHNRLPYPVLLFLAVSVLALCSIGSLLWGSTRIPFTEWMAVLTGQGENVLLQLRMPRVAVAILAGAALAVAGATIQGAVRNPLADPSIIGVTSGAGVGALLWITVIPSASAAFIPLASMAGAVLSAVVVYALAWRKGLHPTILILIGIAVTAVNSAIIHFLVIQSGMSAAPALAWLAGSTYAREWGEVNMLLAFLVILLPAAWLLGKKVDLLAFGDQTSMGLGLKLQRTRIYAAGIGVMLAAAAVSAVGTIGFIGLLAPHAARMAVGHNHRRLVLLSAVLGAIMLVIADVIGRVALAPKQIPAGLIVALIGTPYLLMLMFRSRMRRF
- a CDS encoding Sip1-related alpha-galactosidase; this encodes MPAAAESFREHALQNAYNSYFHGSFYWGDWDMYWTDHHDDKQNMVLRAVSGGPVYFSDKTGRTKAEHVWPLIYRDGQDYSLRSAWPADSGLSDYRSCS
- a CDS encoding LacI family DNA-binding transcriptional regulator, encoding MRDIANKLGVSSVTVSKALNDKEGVSEELKDKIKQLAADMGYRFNSVARSMKDGMSYNIGVVIPERFAGANQFYLHFYEHLSKVLDSHKYYGILQILGAQDEEQLVLPRIYHEKKVDGFIILGQISKEYIELLQQTDVPFLFLDFYTDDVDIDSIISDNFYGMYEMTNYLIKQGHRKIAFVGNIYSTSSIQDRFLGYYKSILEHHLKLKEDYVIPDRDRRGIFIDLQLPDEMPTAFVCNCDHIAYILTNKLKQMGYRVPEDCSVVGFDNDIYSAICDPQLTTVEVNVEEMSQAAVKSIIQKVRNPKYTIGRQMVKGTIIHRQSVSAIRQSV
- a CDS encoding ABC transporter ATP-binding protein, which gives rise to MSRLFADKLHISYGSQPIVENLDLAIPDGKVTALVGANGSGKSTILKTMARLMKAKKGTVYLDGKSISQMQTKEVAKQLAILPQNPVAPEGLTVRELVAYGRFPHQKGLGTLSKEDKAMIEWALQVTKMEELAERQIESMSGGQRQRAWIAMALAQGTDILFLDEPTTYLDMAHQLEVLKLLEQLNREEGKTIVMVVHDLNHAALYAEHIVAIKRGKIVQAGDPAKVVTKGMLQEVFGIEADVIPCPRTGAPLCLPYALVEEAGSSVVPLNAKTERALQPQSGRLERVQSL